Proteins co-encoded in one Actinomadura luteofluorescens genomic window:
- a CDS encoding SAM-dependent methyltransferase: MTDTTRGPGKGADAKINTDVPQSARIWNYWLGGTDNYEIDRVAGDHYVGLYPGIVEIARAGRYFMDRAIRFLARERGIRQFMDCGTGLPTVDNTHEMARRAASDAKVVYVDNDPLVLAHARALMNEGRTSYIDCDLHDPKTIMDRASELLDLSRPVGLMIIGVLGHIVDPDEAYDVVRGLMDPLPSGSYLILHDSTDENERFNAAQRAYDETGAIPFRLRSPEFIRGYFDGLEIEEPGLVTSGAWRPEVGPIEGESLPTRCGVARKP, encoded by the coding sequence ATGACGGATACCACCCGGGGCCCGGGAAAGGGAGCGGACGCCAAGATCAACACTGACGTTCCGCAGTCGGCGCGGATCTGGAACTACTGGCTCGGGGGGACCGACAACTACGAGATCGACCGGGTCGCCGGCGACCACTACGTCGGGCTCTACCCCGGCATCGTGGAGATCGCCCGCGCGGGCCGCTACTTCATGGACCGGGCGATCCGGTTCCTGGCCCGCGAGCGCGGGATCCGCCAGTTCATGGACTGCGGGACCGGCCTGCCCACCGTCGACAACACCCACGAGATGGCCCGGCGCGCCGCCTCCGACGCCAAGGTCGTCTACGTCGACAACGACCCGCTCGTCCTCGCGCACGCCCGCGCCCTGATGAACGAGGGCCGCACCTCCTACATCGACTGCGACCTGCACGACCCGAAGACGATCATGGACCGGGCCTCGGAGCTGCTGGACCTGTCCCGGCCCGTCGGGCTGATGATCATCGGTGTGCTGGGGCACATCGTCGACCCCGACGAGGCGTACGACGTCGTCCGCGGGCTCATGGACCCGCTGCCGTCCGGCAGCTACCTCATCCTGCACGACTCCACCGACGAGAACGAGAGGTTCAACGCGGCGCAGCGCGCCTACGACGAGACCGGCGCGATCCCGTTCCGGCTGCGCAGTCCCGAGTTCATCCGCGGCTACTTCGACGGTCTGGAGATCGAGGAGCCGGGCCTGGTGACGAGCGGGGCGTGGCGGCCCGAGGTGGGGCCGATCGAGGGCGAGAGCCTCCCGACCAGGTGCGGGGTGGCCCGTAAACCCTGA
- a CDS encoding helix-turn-helix domain-containing protein — MASVTITGSTKPPSARSAPAGAARAQGDPFVPRMLLGKRLRELREGARLSRPRAGLAVGASESKIARLELGRTRAKPGDVGGLLDRYGAEPDERATLLALAEQTGARPWWHGDGDIVPRWVRDYLSAEQAAKLVRTFEAQFVPGLLQTEDYARELVRGPRPEDEAEVERRVEFRMRRQRVLRRRPRPLNLWVVLDEGALWRPVCAPATMRMQILHIIEQCRRPNVTIQIAPLGISGQIAGDGSLTLVRFPQQGLQDMVYLERPDNAVYPTRRAEIEHH; from the coding sequence TTGGCCTCCGTCACGATCACCGGCAGCACGAAACCGCCGTCGGCGCGGAGCGCCCCGGCCGGTGCGGCCCGCGCGCAGGGCGACCCGTTCGTCCCGCGCATGCTGCTCGGCAAGCGGCTGCGGGAACTGCGGGAGGGGGCCCGGCTGTCCCGGCCCAGGGCGGGCCTGGCGGTCGGCGCCTCCGAGTCGAAGATCGCCCGGCTGGAGCTGGGCCGCACCCGCGCCAAGCCGGGCGACGTCGGCGGCCTGCTCGACCGCTACGGCGCCGAACCCGACGAGCGCGCGACCCTGCTCGCCCTCGCCGAGCAGACCGGCGCGCGGCCCTGGTGGCACGGCGACGGCGACATCGTCCCGCGCTGGGTCCGCGACTACCTCAGCGCCGAACAGGCCGCCAAGCTGGTCCGCACGTTCGAGGCCCAGTTCGTCCCCGGCCTGCTGCAGACCGAGGACTACGCCCGCGAGCTGGTCCGCGGGCCGAGGCCCGAGGACGAGGCCGAGGTCGAGCGGCGCGTGGAGTTCCGGATGCGGCGCCAGCGCGTCCTGCGCCGCAGGCCGCGCCCGCTCAACCTCTGGGTCGTGCTCGACGAGGGGGCGCTGTGGCGCCCCGTCTGCGCGCCCGCGACGATGCGCATGCAGATCCTGCACATCATCGAGCAGTGCCGGCGTCCGAACGTCACCATCCAGATCGCGCCCCTCGGCATCTCCGGCCAGATCGCCGGCGACGGCTCGCTCACCCTCGTCCGGTTCCCGCAGCAGGGCCTGCAGGACATGGTCTATCTGGAGCGTCCCGACAATGCCGTCTACCCGACGCGGCGCGCCGAGATCGAACACCACTGA
- a CDS encoding transposase family protein → MLLYRASLPLSRQTLTYATGVVRRHRRAIGSKGRRLPPGMQALMTLVYLRKGETYAELGAGFAVSTTTAWRYINETVDVLAAHAPKLGAALAKAVKDGLPYLLLDGTLISIDRVAADRPYYSGKHRRHGMNLQVIAAPDGSLLWVSGPLRGSVHDLAAARIWGVVRALAATGLPVLADKAYQGAGPHILTPYKGRDKPEPQKDANRAHARLRGPGERANAQLKSWRILRKLRCCPHRAGRLAKAIHTLQLRETASR, encoded by the coding sequence ATGCTTTTGTACCGTGCTTCGCTGCCTTTGTCGCGTCAGACCCTGACCTACGCCACCGGTGTGGTCCGCCGCCACCGAAGGGCCATCGGCAGCAAGGGCCGGCGCCTACCCCCGGGCATGCAAGCACTGATGACCCTGGTCTACCTGCGTAAGGGCGAGACCTACGCCGAACTGGGCGCCGGATTCGCCGTCTCCACCACCACCGCATGGCGCTACATCAACGAGACCGTCGACGTACTGGCCGCCCACGCGCCCAAACTCGGCGCGGCGCTGGCCAAAGCGGTCAAGGACGGCCTGCCGTACCTGTTGCTGGACGGCACCTTGATCTCGATCGACCGGGTCGCCGCCGACCGGCCCTACTACTCGGGGAAACACCGCCGCCACGGCATGAACCTCCAGGTCATCGCCGCACCGGACGGGAGCCTGCTGTGGGTGTCGGGACCGTTGCGCGGGTCAGTTCACGACCTGGCCGCGGCCAGGATCTGGGGCGTCGTCCGGGCACTGGCCGCCACCGGCCTGCCGGTGCTGGCCGATAAGGCCTACCAGGGCGCCGGCCCGCACATCCTCACGCCCTACAAGGGACGCGACAAGCCCGAACCGCAAAAGGACGCCAACCGTGCACACGCCAGGCTCCGCGGACCCGGCGAACGCGCGAATGCCCAGCTCAAGTCATGGCGCATCCTGCGCAAGCTGCGCTGCTGCCCCCACCGCGCCGGCCGCCTCGCCAAAGCCATCCACACCCTTCAACTCCGCGAGACCGCATCACGTTGA
- the hpnC gene encoding squalene synthase HpnC, translating to MSVSERLWNATEERRARTELQSGENFPVASRLLPARHRAHLLNVYGYARLVDDIGDEAPPGERAGLLDLVERDLDRVYAGERPELPVLRDLAGTIVARRIPAEPFRRLVQANRQDQEVTRYATFDDLLGYCALSADPVGHIVLHVFGAATPDRLRLSDEVCTALQIIEHCQDVGEDHRNGRVYLPADDLRRFGCTEDDLTAPATPTRLRGVVALQARRARRMLDEGAALTGGLRGFARVAVAGYVAGGLAALDALERAAYDVLPGPPRPRKVRLLAEWSRTMGRRRAA from the coding sequence ATGTCCGTCAGCGAGCGTCTGTGGAACGCCACCGAGGAACGCCGGGCGAGGACCGAACTCCAGTCCGGGGAGAACTTCCCCGTCGCCTCCCGGCTGCTTCCCGCACGCCACCGCGCGCACCTGCTGAACGTGTACGGCTACGCCCGGCTGGTCGACGACATCGGCGACGAGGCCCCGCCGGGCGAGCGGGCCGGCCTCCTCGACCTCGTCGAGCGCGACCTCGACCGCGTCTACGCGGGAGAGCGGCCGGAACTGCCCGTGCTGCGCGACCTGGCCGGGACGATCGTGGCCCGCCGCATCCCCGCCGAGCCTTTCCGCCGCCTGGTCCAGGCGAACCGCCAGGACCAGGAGGTCACCCGGTACGCGACGTTCGACGACCTCCTCGGCTACTGCGCGCTGTCCGCCGACCCGGTCGGGCACATCGTCCTGCACGTGTTCGGCGCCGCCACACCGGACCGGCTGCGCCTCTCGGACGAGGTGTGCACCGCCCTGCAGATCATCGAGCACTGCCAGGACGTCGGCGAGGACCACCGCAACGGGCGCGTCTACCTCCCCGCGGACGACCTGCGGCGGTTCGGCTGCACCGAGGACGATCTCACCGCCCCGGCGACCCCGACCCGGCTGCGCGGCGTCGTGGCGCTCCAGGCGAGGCGGGCGCGGCGCATGCTCGACGAGGGCGCCGCCCTCACCGGAGGGCTCCGGGGATTCGCGCGGGTCGCCGTCGCCGGATACGTCGCGGGCGGGCTCGCCGCCCTCGACGCGCTGGAGCGCGCCGCCTACGACGTCCTGCCGGGCCCGCCGCGGCCGAGGAAAGTGCGGCTGCTCGCCGAGTGGTCGCGGACGATGGGAAGGAGAAGGGCAGCATAG
- the hpnD gene encoding presqualene diphosphate synthase HpnD: MDASTAYRHCESVVRSQARNFSYGIRLLPPPKRRALSAVYAFARRIDDVGDDHGAPVADRLAALADERARLADLGAHPGDPVLVALADAARRHPIPLGAFGELIDGCEADVRGEAYDTFDDLLWYCRCVAGSVGRLSLGVFGTADPAAAAPHADALGVALQLTNILRDVREDALNGRVYLPAKDLARFGCTLERDGTGRTTDDPERLASLIRFQADRAGRWYADGLKLLPMLDRRSAACAGAMAGIYRHLLRRITADPLTALETRTSLPAWEKATVSALAMAGIHR; this comes from the coding sequence ATGGACGCATCCACCGCCTACCGGCACTGCGAGAGCGTCGTACGCTCCCAGGCGCGCAACTTCTCTTACGGGATCCGGCTGCTTCCCCCGCCAAAAAGGCGAGCCCTCAGCGCCGTGTACGCGTTCGCCCGGCGGATCGACGACGTCGGCGACGACCACGGCGCGCCCGTGGCGGACCGGCTAGCAGCGCTCGCGGACGAGCGCGCGCGGCTCGCCGACCTCGGCGCCCACCCCGGCGACCCGGTGCTGGTCGCGCTGGCCGACGCGGCCCGCCGCCACCCGATCCCCCTCGGCGCGTTCGGCGAGCTCATCGACGGCTGCGAGGCCGACGTGCGCGGCGAGGCCTACGACACCTTCGACGACCTCCTCTGGTACTGCCGCTGCGTCGCCGGCTCCGTCGGCCGCCTGTCGCTCGGCGTGTTCGGGACGGCCGACCCCGCCGCGGCCGCGCCGCACGCCGACGCGCTCGGCGTCGCGCTCCAGCTGACCAACATCCTCCGCGACGTCCGGGAGGACGCGCTGAACGGCCGCGTCTACCTCCCCGCCAAGGACCTCGCCCGGTTCGGGTGCACCCTGGAGCGCGACGGGACGGGACGGACGACCGACGACCCCGAGCGTTTAGCGAGCCTCATCCGCTTCCAGGCCGACCGGGCGGGACGGTGGTACGCCGACGGCCTGAAGCTGCTGCCCATGCTCGACCGGCGCAGCGCCGCGTGCGCGGGCGCGATGGCGGGCATCTACCGGCACCTGCTGCGGCGCATCACGGCCGACCCGCTGACCGCCCTGGAGACGCGGACGTCCCTGCCCGCCTGGGAGAAGGCGACCGTGTCCGCCCTGGCGATGGCCGGGATCCACCGGTGA
- the hpnE gene encoding hydroxysqualene dehydroxylase HpnE, giving the protein MSARDGGPAEVAIVGGGLAGVTAALALQEAGARPTIYEARPRLGGATHSFSRDGLTVDNGQHIFLKCCSAYRGLLARLDALDSVRVQDRFDVRVLAPDGRSGRFRRAAPTARLRRVRAPGPLHLLPALAGYRLLAPSDRLRAVGAALALDRLDPADPSLDRISMGTWLAEHGQGPWAREALWELFVTAALNARLDGAALGSAAFVCRTALLGRADAADIGVPAVPLGDLHGTLPAARIERDGGRIHLNAKVTAIDAGPKLVVNGSPVGADAVVLAVPHRAAAALVPEEAAPDRARWGGLGSSPIVNVHVVYDRPVLRVDGADPPFAAAVGSPVQWVFDRTGVSGLTGGGQYLAVSVSAADRWIGASTAELRAVYLAELERLFPAARRARVTDFFVTRERHATFRQSPGSGALRPASATRLPWLFLAGAWTDTGWPDTMEGAVRSGLTAARLVRRHLDRTAPGEVSGR; this is encoded by the coding sequence GTGAGCGCCCGCGACGGCGGCCCGGCGGAGGTCGCGATCGTCGGCGGCGGCCTCGCCGGGGTCACCGCCGCGCTGGCGCTCCAGGAGGCCGGGGCCCGCCCGACGATCTACGAGGCGCGTCCACGGCTCGGCGGCGCCACCCACTCGTTCTCGCGGGACGGGCTGACGGTCGACAACGGGCAGCACATCTTCCTGAAGTGCTGCTCGGCCTACCGGGGGCTGCTCGCCCGGCTGGACGCCCTCGACAGTGTCCGCGTCCAGGACCGCTTCGACGTCCGCGTCCTGGCCCCGGACGGACGCTCCGGACGCTTCCGCCGCGCGGCGCCCACTGCGCGGCTCCGCCGTGTCAGGGCCCCGGGGCCGCTGCACCTGCTGCCCGCGCTCGCCGGGTACCGGCTGCTCGCGCCGTCCGACCGGCTGCGGGCGGTCGGCGCGGCGCTGGCGCTCGACCGCCTCGACCCGGCCGACCCGTCCCTCGACCGGATCAGCATGGGCACCTGGCTCGCCGAGCACGGCCAGGGCCCCTGGGCGCGCGAGGCGCTCTGGGAGCTGTTCGTCACGGCCGCGCTCAACGCCCGGCTGGACGGCGCCGCGCTGGGTTCCGCCGCGTTCGTGTGCCGGACCGCGCTCCTCGGCCGCGCGGACGCCGCCGACATCGGCGTGCCCGCGGTCCCGCTCGGCGACCTGCACGGCACGCTCCCGGCGGCCAGGATCGAGCGGGACGGCGGCCGGATCCACCTGAACGCGAAGGTGACGGCGATCGACGCCGGGCCGAAGCTCGTCGTGAACGGCTCCCCGGTCGGCGCCGACGCCGTCGTCCTCGCCGTGCCCCACCGGGCGGCGGCCGCGCTCGTCCCCGAGGAGGCGGCCCCGGACCGGGCGCGCTGGGGCGGCCTCGGCTCCAGCCCGATCGTCAACGTCCACGTCGTCTACGACCGTCCCGTCCTGCGGGTGGACGGCGCGGACCCGCCGTTCGCCGCCGCGGTCGGCTCGCCCGTCCAGTGGGTGTTCGACCGCACCGGGGTGAGCGGCCTCACCGGCGGCGGCCAGTACCTGGCGGTGTCGGTCTCGGCGGCCGACCGCTGGATCGGCGCTTCCACCGCCGAGCTGCGCGCGGTGTACCTCGCCGAACTGGAGCGGCTGTTCCCGGCCGCCCGCCGCGCCCGCGTCACCGACTTCTTCGTGACGAGGGAACGGCACGCGACGTTCCGTCAGAGCCCCGGCAGCGGCGCGCTGCGTCCCGCGTCCGCGACCCGGCTGCCGTGGCTGTTCCTCGCCGGCGCGTGGACCGACACGGGCTGGCCCGACACGATGGAGGGAGCCGTGCGCAGCGGGCTGACCGCGGCCCGGCTCGTCCGCCGCCACCTGGACCGGACGGCCCCGGGCGAGGTGAGCGGCCGATGA
- a CDS encoding polyprenyl synthetase family protein: MTAVPASITGGRALVDRAMRASADRLDPWTRRVVAYHLGWTDENGEPAAAGGKALRPALALLSARAAGASEETALPGAVAVEFVHAFSLLHDDIMDGDRTRRHRPAAWTVFGPSAAILGGDALMALAENLLLERRTRGAHWAARALTAATQRLITGQALDIGFEQRDDVALDECLAMAADKTGALLACACSIGAMLAEGPTRLVAGLTGFGAETGLAFQLVDDLLGIWGSPDTTGKPVLADLRARKKSLPVVYALNAGRPESRRLAALYADPGPPSEDALREMARLVEAAGARDWAAAEAARRVAAAGRHLDDSGMDGSVAAEFRDIALFVTSRDH, from the coding sequence ATGACCGCCGTCCCGGCCTCGATCACCGGCGGCCGCGCCCTGGTCGACCGGGCCATGCGCGCCTCCGCGGACCGGCTCGACCCGTGGACCCGCCGCGTCGTCGCCTACCACCTCGGCTGGACCGACGAGAACGGCGAGCCCGCCGCCGCGGGCGGCAAGGCGCTGCGCCCCGCGCTGGCGCTGCTGTCCGCGCGGGCCGCCGGCGCGTCCGAGGAGACGGCGCTGCCCGGCGCCGTCGCCGTCGAGTTCGTGCACGCGTTCTCGCTGCTGCACGACGACATCATGGACGGCGACCGGACCCGCCGGCACCGTCCCGCCGCGTGGACGGTGTTCGGCCCGTCCGCCGCCATCCTCGGCGGCGACGCGCTGATGGCGCTGGCGGAGAACCTGCTCCTGGAGCGGCGGACGCGCGGCGCCCACTGGGCTGCGCGCGCGCTGACCGCCGCCACGCAGCGGCTCATCACGGGCCAGGCGCTCGACATCGGGTTCGAGCAGCGCGACGACGTGGCCCTCGACGAGTGCCTGGCGATGGCGGCGGACAAGACGGGCGCGCTGCTCGCCTGCGCCTGCTCGATCGGGGCGATGCTGGCCGAGGGCCCCACCCGCCTCGTCGCCGGCCTCACCGGGTTCGGCGCCGAGACGGGCCTGGCGTTCCAGCTCGTCGACGACCTGCTCGGCATCTGGGGCAGCCCGGACACGACCGGCAAGCCCGTCCTGGCCGACCTGCGGGCGCGCAAGAAGTCGCTGCCGGTCGTGTACGCGCTGAACGCCGGGCGTCCCGAGTCGCGGCGGCTCGCCGCCCTGTACGCCGACCCCGGGCCGCCGTCCGAGGACGCTCTGCGGGAGATGGCCCGGCTCGTCGAGGCGGCGGGCGCGCGCGACTGGGCCGCCGCCGAGGCCGCCCGCCGCGTCGCCGCCGCCGGGCGCCACCTCGACGACTCGGGCATGGACGGTTCCGTGGCCGCCGAGTTCCGCGACATCGCGCTGTTCGTCACCTCCCGGGACCACTGA
- the shc gene encoding squalene--hopene cyclase has protein sequence MTTTDVSGLTDAAAAAVEAARDHLLGLQSPEGWWKGELETNVTMDAEDLLLRQFLGIRSDADTKDAARWIRSRQRDDGTWANFHGGPADLSTTIEAYVALRFAGDPVDAGHMRRAAAYVREAGGIEGSRVFTRVWLALFGQWSWDDLPVMPPELVLLPSRVPLNVYDWACWARQTIVPLTILGSLRPVRALPFDLPELRRGVMPARDARGWGAAFNALDRVLHVYEKRPVRPLRRAALRRAADWIIARQEADGCWGGIQPPWVYSLMALHELGYGLDHPVIRRGLDGLERFTIRDGRGRRLEACQSPVWDTVLAMNALADAGVAADHPALLRAAEWVAGEEVRGPGDWAVKRPDVPPGGWAFEFDNDVYPDTDDTAEAILALRRVALPEAEEPIRRAVRWLEGMASRDGGFGAFDADNTRELCTKLPFCDFGAVIDPPSADVTAHVVEALSKEGLAESAVVRRAVVWLLRAQEADGSWFGRWGANHVYGTGGVVPALVAAGVGPGKPAIRRAVVWLEDHQNPDGGWGEDLRSYDDPAWIGRGESTPSQTAWALLALLAAGERTPAVEAGVRWLVEHQRPDGTWDEDLFTGTGFPGDFYINYHLYRLVFPVSALGRYLDGAA, from the coding sequence ATGACCACCACCGACGTGTCCGGGCTCACGGACGCGGCCGCCGCCGCGGTCGAGGCCGCCCGCGACCACCTGCTCGGCCTGCAGTCGCCCGAGGGCTGGTGGAAGGGCGAGCTGGAGACCAACGTCACCATGGACGCCGAGGACCTGCTGCTCCGCCAGTTCCTCGGCATCCGCTCCGACGCCGACACCAAGGACGCGGCGCGCTGGATCCGCTCGCGGCAGCGCGACGACGGCACGTGGGCCAACTTCCACGGCGGCCCGGCCGACCTGTCCACGACGATCGAGGCGTACGTCGCGCTGCGGTTCGCCGGCGACCCGGTGGACGCCGGGCACATGCGCAGGGCCGCCGCGTACGTGCGGGAGGCGGGCGGGATCGAGGGCAGCCGCGTCTTCACCCGCGTCTGGCTGGCGCTGTTCGGGCAGTGGTCCTGGGACGACCTGCCGGTCATGCCGCCCGAGCTGGTGCTCCTGCCGAGCCGCGTCCCGCTGAACGTCTACGACTGGGCGTGCTGGGCGCGGCAGACGATCGTCCCGCTGACGATCCTCGGGTCGCTGCGCCCCGTCCGGGCGCTGCCGTTCGACCTGCCCGAACTGCGCCGCGGCGTCATGCCGGCCCGGGACGCCCGGGGCTGGGGGGCCGCGTTCAACGCCCTCGACCGGGTCCTGCACGTGTACGAGAAGCGGCCGGTGCGCCCGCTGCGCCGGGCGGCGCTGCGCCGGGCGGCCGACTGGATCATCGCCAGGCAGGAGGCCGACGGCTGCTGGGGCGGGATCCAGCCGCCGTGGGTGTACTCGCTGATGGCGCTGCACGAACTCGGCTACGGCCTCGACCATCCGGTCATCAGGCGGGGCCTGGACGGGCTCGAACGCTTCACGATCCGCGACGGGAGGGGACGTCGCCTCGAGGCGTGCCAGTCGCCCGTCTGGGACACGGTGCTCGCCATGAACGCGCTCGCCGACGCGGGCGTGGCCGCCGACCACCCCGCCCTGCTGCGGGCCGCCGAGTGGGTAGCCGGTGAGGAGGTCCGCGGTCCGGGGGACTGGGCGGTGAAGCGGCCGGACGTCCCGCCGGGCGGCTGGGCGTTCGAGTTCGACAACGACGTCTACCCCGACACCGACGACACCGCCGAGGCGATCCTCGCGCTGCGCAGGGTCGCCTTACCGGAGGCTGAGGAGCCGATCAGGCGGGCCGTCCGCTGGCTGGAGGGGATGGCGTCGCGCGACGGCGGCTTCGGCGCCTTCGACGCCGACAACACCCGCGAGCTGTGCACGAAGCTGCCCTTCTGCGACTTCGGCGCCGTCATCGACCCGCCGTCCGCCGACGTCACCGCCCATGTCGTCGAGGCGCTGTCGAAGGAGGGCCTCGCGGAGTCGGCCGTGGTCAGGCGTGCCGTCGTGTGGCTGCTCAGGGCGCAGGAGGCGGACGGCTCGTGGTTCGGGCGCTGGGGCGCGAACCACGTCTACGGGACGGGCGGCGTGGTGCCCGCGCTGGTCGCGGCCGGGGTCGGCCCCGGCAAGCCCGCGATCCGGCGCGCCGTCGTCTGGCTGGAGGACCACCAGAACCCGGACGGCGGCTGGGGCGAGGACCTGCGCTCCTACGACGACCCCGCGTGGATCGGGCGTGGGGAGTCCACCCCGTCGCAGACGGCCTGGGCGCTGCTGGCGCTGCTGGCCGCGGGCGAGCGCACCCCGGCCGTGGAGGCGGGCGTGCGGTGGCTCGTCGAGCACCAGCGCCCGGACGGCACCTGGGACGAGGACCTGTTCACCGGCACCGGCTTCCCCGGCGACTTCTACATCAACTACCACCTGTACCGGCTGGTCTTCCCCGTGAGCGCCCTCGGCCGCTACCTGGACGGTGCGGCGTGA
- the hpnH gene encoding adenosyl-hopene transferase HpnH has product MSMPLRQSLRIGGYILRNKLRGREKFPLIVELEPLFACNLACAGCGKIQHPHDVLKKRMPVEQALAAIEECGAPMVSIAGGEPLMHPQIDELVKELVRRKKFVFLCTNALLIPKKLDKFTPSPYFAWAVHIDGLRERHDESVCKEGVFDEAVAAVKECKRRGFRVTTNTTIFNTDTPQTVIDVMNYLNDDLRVDEMMISPGYAYDKAPDQDHFLGVQETRELFRKAFGDGNRKRWRFNHSPLFLDFLEGKVDFPCTAWAIPSYSLFGWQRPCYLMSDGYAQTYQELLDETDWDSYGRGRDSRCANCMAHCGYEPTAVFSTLGSLKESLRAVRSV; this is encoded by the coding sequence ATGAGCATGCCGCTCCGCCAGAGCCTTCGCATCGGGGGCTACATCCTGCGCAACAAGCTGCGCGGCCGGGAGAAGTTCCCGCTCATCGTCGAGCTGGAACCCCTGTTCGCCTGCAACCTCGCCTGCGCCGGCTGCGGGAAGATCCAGCACCCGCACGACGTGCTGAAGAAACGCATGCCGGTCGAGCAGGCCCTCGCCGCCATCGAGGAGTGCGGGGCGCCGATGGTCTCCATCGCGGGCGGCGAGCCGCTCATGCACCCGCAAATCGACGAGCTGGTGAAGGAGCTCGTCCGGCGCAAGAAGTTCGTCTTCCTGTGCACGAACGCCTTGCTCATCCCCAAGAAGCTCGACAAGTTCACGCCGTCGCCGTACTTCGCCTGGGCGGTGCACATCGACGGCCTGCGGGAACGCCACGACGAGTCCGTCTGCAAGGAGGGAGTGTTCGACGAGGCCGTCGCGGCCGTCAAGGAATGCAAGCGGCGCGGGTTCCGCGTCACGACCAACACGACGATCTTCAATACGGACACGCCGCAGACCGTCATCGACGTCATGAACTACCTCAACGACGACCTCCGGGTCGACGAGATGATGATCTCGCCCGGCTACGCCTACGACAAGGCGCCCGACCAGGACCACTTCCTCGGCGTCCAGGAGACGCGGGAGCTGTTCCGCAAGGCGTTCGGGGACGGCAACCGCAAGCGGTGGCGCTTCAACCACTCGCCCCTGTTCCTGGACTTCCTGGAAGGCAAGGTCGACTTCCCCTGCACGGCCTGGGCGATCCCGTCCTACTCGCTCTTCGGCTGGCAGCGTCCCTGCTACCTGATGTCGGACGGCTACGCGCAGACCTACCAGGAACTCCTGGACGAGACCGACTGGGACTCCTACGGACGGGGACGCGATTCCCGCTGCGCCAACTGCATGGCCCACTGCGGCTACGAACCCACGGCCGTCTTCTCGACCCTCGGTTCCCTGAAGGAGTCCCTGCGGGCCGTCCGCTCGGTCTGA